In one Umezawaea sp. Da 62-37 genomic region, the following are encoded:
- a CDS encoding glycerate kinase: MTGHVLVAPDKFKGTLTAPRVADAVARGLREAVPGLDERCLPVVDAAVAAGFTRIGRWVTGPVGKPVAASFAVRGDTAVVEVAAASGLAGLHPPAPLTATSRGTGELLACAVDLGCTRIVLGVGGSACTDGGRAMVEALGDRDLSDVEFVLATDVDNPLLGPTGAAAVYGPQKGATPAEVEVLEERLRAWADEIGHEHADAPGAGAAGGIGFAALTLLGARRRPGIEVVLELIGFADALPGARLVITGEGALDAQTRHGKAPAGVAAASGSVPVVAVAGRCEVDPTGLGIRAAYALLDVEPDITRCVADGERLLALLAGRIAGDWLEE; the protein is encoded by the coding sequence GTGACCGGTCACGTGCTCGTGGCGCCGGACAAGTTCAAGGGCACGCTCACCGCCCCGCGGGTCGCCGACGCCGTGGCGCGCGGCCTGCGGGAAGCGGTTCCGGGTCTGGACGAGCGCTGCCTGCCGGTGGTCGACGCCGCCGTCGCCGCCGGGTTCACCAGGATCGGCCGGTGGGTCACCGGACCGGTCGGCAAGCCTGTCGCCGCGTCGTTCGCGGTGCGCGGCGACACGGCCGTCGTGGAGGTCGCGGCGGCGTCCGGACTGGCCGGGCTGCACCCGCCGGCCCCGCTGACGGCGACCAGCCGCGGCACCGGCGAGCTGCTGGCCTGCGCGGTGGACCTCGGCTGCACGCGGATCGTGCTCGGCGTCGGCGGCAGCGCGTGCACCGACGGCGGCCGCGCCATGGTGGAGGCGCTGGGCGACCGGGACCTGTCCGACGTGGAGTTCGTGCTGGCGACCGACGTGGACAACCCGCTGCTCGGCCCCACCGGGGCGGCCGCCGTCTACGGGCCGCAGAAGGGCGCGACCCCAGCGGAGGTCGAGGTGCTGGAGGAGCGGCTGCGCGCGTGGGCCGACGAGATCGGCCACGAGCACGCCGACGCGCCCGGCGCCGGTGCGGCGGGCGGCATCGGCTTCGCCGCGTTGACGCTGCTCGGCGCGCGCCGCCGTCCGGGCATCGAGGTGGTGCTGGAGCTGATCGGCTTCGCCGACGCGCTGCCCGGCGCCCGGCTGGTGATCACCGGCGAGGGGGCGCTGGACGCGCAGACCCGGCACGGCAAGGCGCCCGCGGGCGTGGCGGCGGCGTCCGGGAGCGTCCCCGTGGTCGCGGTGGCGGGCCGCTGCGAGGTCGACCCGACCGGGCTGGGCATCAGGGCCGCCTACGCGCTGCTCGACGTCGAGCCGGACATCACGCGCTGCGTCGCGGACGGGGAGAGATTGCTCGCCCTGCTGGCCGGTCGCATCGCGGGGGACTGGCTGGAAGAGTGA
- the gcl gene encoding glyoxylate carboligase: protein MPKIPVMRAVIEVIKSEGVDTVFGCPGAAILPFYQAMERDGTIEHLIVRHEEGATHMADGWSRTTGGVGVAIGTSGPAGTNMITGLYTAQADSVPILCVTGQAVSTKLHQEAFQAVDIVEIAKPVTKWAVQVKEAAQAPWIFREAFRTARSGRPGPVLIDLPLDVQKQEIEWDSTIDAPLPVTRAVPHGPRVERALELLLAAESPLLLAGGGVILGEAHEELLELAEYLQVPIQATLMGKGAVDEDHPLYAGMTGIQTSQRYGNASFLESDLVLALGARFGDRHTGDLDTYRGSRTFIHVDFEPTQIGRVFGPDLGIVADAKLFLRAIIDLARSRDAGRAAGGWVARVQELKATLTRREDFPDVPVKAPRVFKEINGFYGPDTYFVTAIGLYQIWSGQHQKAHKPRHYQVCGQAGPLGWEIPAAIGVKKALKHTEPGAEVVGIVGDYSFQFLVEELAVGAQYDVPFVLIMLNNEYLGLIRMAEDHGGYDMKYEVDIHYDVNGSDNVKIMEAYGCSGTRVTEPERIRESLEWARKEAERTSRPVLVEIMIEREGNTANGSSIAAMREFEPLP, encoded by the coding sequence ATGCCGAAGATCCCCGTCATGCGGGCCGTCATCGAGGTCATCAAGTCGGAGGGCGTCGACACCGTGTTCGGCTGCCCCGGCGCCGCGATCCTGCCGTTCTACCAGGCGATGGAGCGCGACGGCACGATCGAGCACCTGATCGTGCGGCACGAGGAGGGCGCCACGCACATGGCCGACGGCTGGTCGCGCACGACCGGTGGCGTCGGCGTCGCGATCGGCACGTCCGGTCCCGCGGGCACGAACATGATCACCGGGCTGTACACCGCGCAGGCCGACTCCGTGCCGATCCTCTGCGTCACCGGCCAGGCCGTCTCCACGAAGCTGCACCAGGAGGCGTTCCAGGCCGTCGACATCGTGGAGATCGCCAAGCCGGTCACGAAGTGGGCCGTGCAGGTCAAGGAGGCCGCGCAAGCGCCGTGGATCTTCCGCGAGGCATTCCGGACCGCCCGCTCGGGACGGCCGGGGCCGGTGCTGATCGACCTGCCGCTGGACGTGCAGAAGCAGGAGATCGAGTGGGATTCCACGATCGACGCGCCGCTGCCCGTGACGCGGGCGGTGCCGCACGGTCCGCGGGTCGAACGGGCGCTGGAGCTGTTGCTGGCGGCGGAGAGTCCGCTGCTGCTCGCGGGCGGCGGCGTGATCCTCGGTGAGGCGCACGAGGAACTGCTGGAACTGGCCGAGTACCTCCAGGTGCCGATCCAGGCGACGCTGATGGGCAAGGGCGCGGTCGACGAGGACCACCCGCTGTACGCGGGCATGACCGGCATCCAGACCTCGCAGCGCTACGGCAACGCGTCGTTCCTGGAATCCGACCTGGTGCTGGCGCTGGGCGCGCGGTTCGGCGACCGGCACACCGGCGACCTCGACACCTACCGCGGCTCGCGGACGTTCATCCACGTCGACTTCGAGCCGACCCAGATCGGCCGCGTCTTCGGGCCGGACCTCGGGATCGTGGCCGACGCGAAGCTGTTCCTGCGCGCGATCATCGACCTCGCGCGGTCACGGGACGCCGGTCGTGCGGCCGGGGGGTGGGTCGCGCGGGTCCAGGAGCTGAAGGCCACCCTGACCCGGCGCGAGGACTTCCCGGACGTCCCGGTCAAGGCGCCCAGGGTGTTCAAGGAGATCAACGGGTTCTACGGCCCCGACACCTACTTCGTGACCGCGATCGGGCTCTACCAGATCTGGTCCGGCCAGCACCAGAAGGCGCACAAGCCGCGGCACTACCAGGTGTGCGGCCAGGCCGGTCCGCTCGGCTGGGAGATCCCGGCGGCCATCGGCGTGAAGAAGGCGTTGAAGCACACCGAACCCGGCGCCGAGGTGGTCGGGATCGTCGGCGACTACTCGTTCCAGTTCCTCGTCGAGGAACTGGCCGTCGGCGCCCAGTACGACGTGCCGTTCGTGCTGATCATGCTGAACAACGAGTACCTGGGCCTGATCCGGATGGCCGAGGACCACGGCGGGTACGACATGAAGTACGAGGTCGACATCCACTACGACGTCAACGGGTCGGACAACGTCAAGATCATGGAGGCCTACGGCTGCTCCGGCACCAGGGTCACCGAGCCGGAGCGGATCCGCGAGTCGCTGGAGTGGGCGCGCAAGGAGGCCGAGCGGACCAGCCGCCCGGTGCTCGTCGAGATCATGATCGAGCGCGAGGGCAACACCGCCAACGGCTCGTCCATCGCCGCCATGCGCGAGTTCGAGCCGCTGCCGTGA
- a CDS encoding 2-hydroxy-3-oxopropionate reductase, with amino-acid sequence MTTIGFIGLGIMGSPMSGHLVAAGHRVTGFDLDAGALAKLVAAGGTAAASVAEAVSGADVVITMLPDDPQVEEVVLGDGGVLELAASGTLLIDMSTIRPETSVAVAKAAASKGIRVLDAPVSGGQAGAEQASLSIMVGGGEADFAAARPVLEAVGRTVVHVGPHGAGQVVKAANQLVVGGIYALVAEAIVLLEASGVDAKAGLDVLAGGLAANRILDLKRESMIARDFTPGFRIDLHHKDMGIALAAARQVDVALPVTGLIAQLIAAGRARGYGSLDHSALLKVVENLSGRA; translated from the coding sequence GTGACCACCATCGGGTTCATCGGCCTCGGCATCATGGGGTCGCCCATGTCCGGGCACCTCGTCGCGGCGGGCCACCGGGTGACCGGCTTCGACCTCGACGCCGGCGCACTCGCCAAGCTCGTCGCCGCGGGCGGCACGGCGGCGGCGAGCGTCGCGGAGGCCGTGTCCGGCGCGGACGTCGTGATCACCATGCTGCCCGACGACCCCCAGGTCGAGGAGGTCGTGCTCGGCGACGGCGGGGTGCTGGAGCTGGCGGCGTCCGGGACCCTGCTGATCGACATGAGCACGATCCGGCCGGAAACCTCGGTGGCCGTGGCGAAAGCCGCCGCCTCCAAGGGGATCCGGGTGCTCGACGCGCCCGTGTCCGGTGGCCAGGCGGGCGCCGAGCAGGCCTCGCTGTCGATCATGGTCGGTGGCGGGGAGGCCGACTTCGCCGCGGCCCGGCCGGTGCTGGAAGCGGTCGGCAGGACCGTCGTCCACGTCGGACCGCACGGCGCGGGCCAGGTCGTGAAAGCGGCCAACCAGCTCGTGGTCGGCGGCATCTACGCGCTTGTCGCGGAGGCCATCGTGCTGCTGGAGGCGTCCGGCGTGGACGCCAAGGCGGGCCTCGACGTGCTCGCGGGCGGCCTGGCCGCCAACCGGATCCTGGACCTCAAGCGGGAGAGCATGATCGCCCGCGACTTCACGCCGGGTTTCCGGATCGACCTGCACCACAAGGACATGGGCATCGCGCTGGCCGCGGCCCGGCAGGTCGACGTCGCACTTCCGGTGACGGGGCTGATCGCCCAGCTCATCGCGGCGGGACGGGCGCGGGGGTACGGCTCCCTCGACCACTCCGCCCTGCTCAAGGTCGTCGAGAACCTCTCCGGGAGGGCGTAA